One stretch of Natronobacterium gregoryi SP2 DNA includes these proteins:
- the btuC gene encoding vitamin B12 ABC transporter permease BtuC, whose product MRLSGRLVAWCVALSVLLVGTVVASAMLGPVRIDPVTVSKAVLNLTGVVAYDVPSAHQTIVADVRLPRIALAAVVGFALAAAGTVMQGFFRNPLADPSIIGVSTGAAAGAVAAIAFPTVVPFSSVHVPAFIGAVGTAFLVYAIATEGGRTPVATLLLAGVAIQAFLGALISYMLVHSGENLREAVVWMMGHLHRSSWSDVTFALPVTILGVSVLCAYTREMNVLLLGEEDAHHLGVDVERTKLLLLAVASIVTAAGVAVAGVIGFVGLIVPHILRLIVGPDHRILLPTSALAGASFLVAADTIARLDSLAFPFGLEVGTPIVPVGIVTAVLGAPFFLYLLTKREVHEL is encoded by the coding sequence GTGCGACTTTCCGGACGGCTCGTCGCGTGGTGTGTGGCGCTTTCGGTGTTACTCGTCGGGACTGTCGTAGCCAGCGCCATGCTCGGCCCCGTTCGAATCGACCCGGTCACCGTGTCGAAAGCAGTACTCAACCTTACCGGCGTCGTCGCCTACGACGTGCCGTCGGCCCACCAGACGATCGTCGCCGACGTACGACTGCCACGGATCGCGCTCGCGGCCGTCGTCGGCTTCGCGCTCGCGGCCGCCGGTACCGTGATGCAAGGCTTTTTCAGGAATCCACTCGCAGATCCGTCGATAATCGGCGTCTCGACAGGCGCTGCAGCCGGTGCAGTCGCGGCCATCGCGTTTCCGACAGTGGTGCCGTTCTCGAGCGTGCACGTCCCTGCGTTCATCGGTGCAGTTGGGACCGCGTTTCTCGTCTACGCTATCGCGACCGAAGGTGGACGGACTCCAGTCGCTACCCTATTGCTCGCTGGCGTCGCCATCCAGGCGTTTCTCGGTGCCTTGATATCGTACATGCTGGTCCACAGCGGCGAGAACCTGCGGGAGGCCGTCGTCTGGATGATGGGCCACCTTCATCGAAGTAGCTGGAGCGACGTCACGTTCGCCCTCCCAGTCACGATTCTCGGCGTGTCCGTGCTCTGTGCGTACACGCGAGAGATGAACGTCTTGCTTCTCGGCGAGGAAGACGCCCACCACCTCGGAGTCGACGTCGAGCGAACCAAACTCCTCTTGCTCGCAGTGGCGAGCATCGTCACGGCCGCCGGCGTCGCCGTCGCCGGCGTCATCGGCTTCGTCGGCCTCATCGTGCCCCACATACTGCGCCTGATCGTCGGTCCCGACCACCGAATCCTGTTGCCGACCAGCGCCCTCGCTGGTGCCTCGTTCCTCGTCGCAGCAGATACGATCGCCCGACTGGACTCGCTTGCGTTCCCCTTCGGCCTCGAGGTCGGGACGCCTATCGTCCCAGTCGGCATCGTGACGGCCGTTCTCGGCGCGCCGTTTTTCCTCTACCTGCTCACCAAGCGAGAGGTACACGAACTATGA